In Candidatus Margulisiibacteriota bacterium, the DNA window GACCTCCGCAATAGGAAGAAAACCCGGTGATCTTTCCCCCGTTGGCCGTTACCTCTTCGATAATGCGCATCGCGGAAAAATGGTCGATACCTGGGTCAAGGCCCATTTCGTTTAAAATAATTAGTTCTTTGTCGCGAGCCGGCTGGTCGAACGCTTTAGTGTTGCCGGCGTAAGAGGCGGTAACAAGATGGGAGCCGTTGTCGATCGAAAGCTCGGCGACCAAGCTGTGCATTCTGGGCGGGAGCATGCTGACAGCAATGTCCGTCCCTTCCATTAATTTCCCTAGCAGGCCTTTGTTGCTCGCGTCCAGCCGTTCTGCGATCCCGTTGGGATGTCCCTGAATAACGGAGCGGGCTCTCGCTAAATCGACGTCTGCGACCGTCACTCGATGTCCTTGTCTTATTAATAGATCTCTAACTAAAGGCCTTGAAACCATGCCGGCGCCTAACACTAATACATTTTTCATTTTTTGCCTCCAAGCAGTTATCGTTAATGAATTATATAAATTTCACTGAAAATATTTTATGGAAGGAGTTCCCCACTGACTTTTTTTGCCCCATTTATTGTGCTATAATTTTAATGTGCATCCTGTACTAGCGGGAATAATACGCAGCGAGCGGATCGCTTCCGCCTATCTGTTTTTTGGGCCCCCAGGGCCGGCCAAGGCCGAAGCGGCCAGGGAGTTTGCCGAAAGTTTGGGGACCCGAAAAGTCGATCTGGTCACCTTGAAGCCTGAAGGGGCGACTATTAAGATCGACCAGATCAGGGAAATTCAGCAGGTGGTCAGGTATGGGCCGAATGCCGGTCCGCGGCTTGTCGCGATCATTGAAGCGGCGGACAAGTTAACGCCCGAAGCGTCGGCCGCTTTCCTGAAAACGCTTGAAGAACCGCCGCCAGGGGTTATTTTTATTTTGCTGGTGGAGCGGGATGACCGCCTGCCAAACACGATCCTGTCCCGTTGTCAGAGAGTGATATTTGGCGAAGACCCCAGGCCGCCTGAGTTGAATGAAGGATTTGCTCATTTCCGGCTAGACCTGAAAGGGGTTAAAAAAAAGGGGCCTTTGGAATTGCTTGATTTTTCGGCCAGGCTGGAAAAAGAAAAGGAGCAGCTTGAAGAATTGCTATATGACCTGGTCTATTACGCGCACGATGAGCTGCGCGATGCTAAATTAAGCCGGATCCTGCTTGAGACGATCAAAAATATTAAGCGTTATGTCAGCGCGAAACTAGCGCTTGATGTAGCTTGTTTGAAAATGGGAGATGTATGAAGGAAAAATTAGGGATCAAGTTGCGCAAGTTCAGCCGGATCTGCCCGATCACCGGTTACCGGGAAGAGTCGATCAAGATCGGCTCACCCGTTATTGTCCAAACCGATCGGGGGGTGGAGTTTGGCGAGATCATTGCTTTATCGGCCGGGACCTCCAGAGCCCTGTCCAGGGATGTCAGGTTGAAAAAAGTCTTGCGCTACGCAACACCTGAGGATATGGAACAGGAGCGGCAGATCCAGGAGCGAGAGGTTCAGGCTCTGCAGGCGGCGTCGCAAAAGGTCAAGGAATACGAACTGCCGATCAAGGTGATCAACCTGGAGTATCTTTTTGACAACAGCCGGTTGATCATCTATTACCGGAACAAAGGGAATAACGATAAGCCGCCTGTCCTGCGTGAGCTTTCACGCGACCTGTCTGTGACCCTGTCAGCCCGGGTTGACCTGAGGCAGGTTTCGCCGCGTGATGATGCCCGCCTTCTTGGCGGGCTTGGCCCGTGCGGCCGCGCGCTTTGTTGTTCGGTCTGGCTGGATAAACCGAAACACGTTACGGTCAGAATGGCTAAAGACCAGGGGTTGGCGATCTCGCCGACCAAAACGTCCGGGGTTTGCGGCCGCCTGCTGTGCTGTTTGGAATACGAATACGAAAAACCGATACAGAGAGGAGGAAAAGAGAATGCCAAAAATTGAGATCCGCAAAGGCGAGGAACTCGATAAGGCTCTGCGCAAGTTCAAGATGAAACTGCGCCACGAAGGGACCTTGGATGAAATGAAGAAGCGGGAATTCTACGAAAAGCCTTCGCAACGCAGGAGAAGAGAGGAAGAGGAGGCCAAACGGCGGGAAGTCAAACGACGCCGAGATTCAGACTAAACCGATGAAGATTCTTGACCGTTATGTCATCCGCGAGATGCTTGGCCCCTTTTTTATTGGAGTGGTCGGCTTTATCCTGGTGATGACGGTCGACCTGCTATTTACG includes these proteins:
- the rpsU gene encoding 30S ribosomal protein S21; its protein translation is MPKIEIRKGEELDKALRKFKMKLRHEGTLDEMKKREFYEKPSQRRRREEEEAKRREVKRRRDSD
- a CDS encoding AAA family ATPase, coding for MHPVLAGIIRSERIASAYLFFGPPGPAKAEAAREFAESLGTRKVDLVTLKPEGATIKIDQIREIQQVVRYGPNAGPRLVAIIEAADKLTPEASAAFLKTLEEPPPGVIFILLVERDDRLPNTILSRCQRVIFGEDPRPPELNEGFAHFRLDLKGVKKKGPLELLDFSARLEKEKEQLEELLYDLVYYAHDELRDAKLSRILLETIKNIKRYVSAKLALDVACLKMGDV